In a single window of the Gossypium hirsutum isolate 1008001.06 chromosome D02, Gossypium_hirsutum_v2.1, whole genome shotgun sequence genome:
- the LOC107910036 gene encoding pollen-specific leucine-rich repeat extensin-like protein 4, whose amino-acid sequence MSIKTNHFHPLFLFLTISFLIATVAYPIDALESRKLDESTVPGDQGIKCTPSCVQSPPPPSPPPPSPPPPSPPALPPPTPKKSPSQYCPPPPSPPSFIYITGPPGNLYPIDQNFGAASRKFEVGLLALVSGLLVLLAF is encoded by the coding sequence ATGTCAATCAAAACCAACCATTTCCATCCTCTATTTCTATTTCTGACCATAAGCTTCCTAATCGCCACTGTTGCATACCCCATCGACGCTTTGGAATCAAGGAAGCTTGACGAGAGCACAGTACCAGGTGATCAAGGCATCAAGTGTACCCCATCATGCGTACAAAGTCCTCCACCACCGTCGCCGCCTCCACCAAGCCCTCCACCACCATCACCGCCCGCTCTTCCGCCACCTACACCAAAAAAGTCGCCATCCCAATACTGTCCACCACCACCTAGCCCGCCTTCCTTTATCTACATAACTGGTCCACCGGGGAACCTGTACCCTATTGACCAAAATTTCGGTGCTGCAAGCCGCAAATTTGAGGTGGGGTTACTGGCTTTGGTCTCTGGATTATTGGTCCTTCTTGCTTTCTGA